Genomic window (Arachis hypogaea cultivar Tifrunner chromosome 13, arahy.Tifrunner.gnm2.J5K5, whole genome shotgun sequence):
CTTACCAATCTCTCATTCATTCAGAACACaacaaaaacaagaaacaaaaaaccaaaaccaaaagttCTCTCTCTCCGTCTCTTCTGACTTTTTATTCTGTGGTTTCCTACCTCTTAGGGCCCTCATCCGCTCCaagatttttttattcaaatcaacaataattcatGTATTTCAGCCTTCACAAAATTATTGAAAACAAGTTGTAATTATATTTCCTTAATGCATGATAATACTCTTAcgttatacataaaaaattatagatTAAGGTTTGAGGGTAATTATTAAATTGATTATGTCACGCATAAGTAATATGGCACAATGATTTTCGTTTTAAATTATTATCACAGGGGTGTTGgacaattttaaataaatatacgtaggtatttttttttgtttgcaaaatatttttttctaaatatctCATTCAACTGTAGTTGAAATCTCTCATCACTTGTTATATTAACTGATTAATCAGTTATTAGTTATTGTATAACATCTTTTCGAACTCTTTTATTTATCTGTCActgtttaataaaatttaatatttattttaataaatttgtataattaaaaatatttaatttaagaataaattaatataaatagaaataaaattaaataaatataaaaataatatttaattgaatattttaaattatatatatcaattaaaaaatataatataaatttaaatattcagTTAGTCGCTATAATTTCCTTAAGCTTATAATTAgggtttttttatatattttttttaattgaatctttatactacttttaattttataattagatcattattaatgtaaaaaatattaaaattaacggaATATTTTTCTGCAAATTAAAAGTATCAACAATTAAGAACCTAATTAGATCTTTGAccatatatttttagaataaatatttcactaattttaatatttttgacatagaaataacctaattataaaattaaaaataatataaagattcaattaaaaaatataaaaacttgattataatttttataaaattataaagactaattaaataattaaatctataatatataattatttaatatatttaataaaatacataataaataacaACAAGCAGTTTGACCTAGTCAGTCCTAGTAATAGTCAAATTATTTTCCATCTTTCAAGTTTTATATTCAAATCTCAtccaagaaaaaaatataaatagataaaaaaacatcctttttattcaaaataaatttttaaaaaataaagaaaaactatataatatttaagataattttatttattattctcgaaaataaatctttttagttttttctcagttattttattaagtattattttttattatacatttttttaaataaaattaaaaaatatataaaaaaaattaaatatcatacttaataaaataattaaaaaaaaacaattaagagaattcattctcattattctctttaTTATGGTTATCGGCCTATCGGGTATATGTACCTTGTTCTTCTTATTAATTTGACATTTCTATTTTGTGTCCTTAACAACTTTATACACATTACAACAATATTTCACGTGCTACAATAATTTGTGCCtactaaagaattatttttaaaatacattatTTATTACAATCACatgtaaataaacaaaaaatattctcTAAGTTTACgaggaaaaaatatattatagACAGAAGGTTAGTTAACCCCATTGACAAAGCGTTATTGTATTATGACCATCTCGATAATTTAAACAAATCTATATCGTTAATAGTTATTTTTTCATAGTAACATATTTAGTTCAATTTACATTAGTCTGATAAGCTTTTCTAGTTTGGTTATTATAACAAAGCAGAAGATCATATAAGCATAATCCAAtccaatttatatttaaaataaaataaaataaaataaaatattagtgtaTTGTGAAAATCAACAAATATCTAAATACGCCTACCCCTGAAAGCTGAAACTAAAGATACTACTAAATTAGTAATGTTTTCAATTACTCACAAGATAACCCATATACGCTACGCTACTCTATCCCGTAGGCCTAATCCCCATCAACGCCACAAAACTAATCATGACCGTTACTAATTCTGAAACATATTCTCCATCTCAGAATCTATGGTCATTATTTTCAGCATTTCCTTACGTTGACCATTCTAACGTTACTActacaaaataataatatacgATAAAAACTCAAGTATAGTTGATTTATTATGAAgttgataattttaaattattaaataataatttagttagaAGAATGTTAGTTAGTAACTTTTGTGATATGTAGCCAGTTACATACtgaccaaaatttaataaagttattGACCTCTAGacttttttatttagttaaatatattaaatcatcTCACAATTGACAATTCTCAATTAATAACCTCGCATAAAAATAATTGGATGTGAATTTCTatcatatttatataatatatactataCTATACTATGATttgttcaattaattaattaataaataataataatgaaaaagagaGTCCATcgtctccttctttctttctttctgtctGTCTTTCTCTTTGCGGAAAATGGAATTAGGTGCAGGAATTTTCTGGCATCGCCAGCATATTCTTAACAGAATACAGAAACATCGCTTCTTATAGCACACGCCGGTTCAATTTCTCCACCTTTGTGAAAGCCCTTTCTTTTATCCATTTCAAGGTAAAATATCTCTCTCACGACTCCTTTAAAAAAACAATAGCAGTTCTAACACTGTAACAAAGCAGCAACCTTTTCTTCTCCCTATTAATTAATTTTCcgtttttttctaataaaaagacGACTTTTTTTTATTGTGTGACGTAGTTTGTTTTGTTTCTGTATCTGGGAATTGTTTATCTGCTATAAGATCTCAATGGTCTCGTGATTATTTAATAGTAATTATTACTGATTAGTGTAGTCAATGGGGGACGCAATCGTGCCTGTGTCTTCATTGTcaatattaaaaaagaaatatttttttttaaataaaaaataaatttgatttgaAGTTAAATACATTGTTTCGATGGATTAGTTTATTCTGGTATCTGTGTGGGATTTTTCAGGCTTTTACGGAAGGTGGGGAGGTCTTTGACTTTCATAATTTGGATGGTAAGAGGGTGTTGTTGGCTGTGGACGCTACCAAAGGCCAAGTCTTCTTCTTTGATTTCATAAAGcatttctcttcttcaaactcttCATGTCTTTTGGAATCTTCCTTCATTGAATGGAGCTGGATCTTTCATACAAGATCAGCAGCTCACCTTTGCCTGGTTTTCTCTGGTTTGAATGGTTCCTCATTTTTACTGTTCACAAGTTTGGCTTTTTATAATTCCAAACTCTCCAAACTGTGTTGTCTTTGATTGATGGGTCTGAGGAAAACTGGTCTCTTTAGCGTTGAGCCTTCTTCAAAGATAGTTTTGATTTTTGCCTGCAAGGTGTTCTAGAGTTTGTCTCTTAGGGGGGGGATCTTTGGGGTTATAAAATGGATGAAGATAGCAGCAGCTCTTGGATAAGGAGGGCTAAGTTCTCTCACACAGTTTGTCACCGATTGGAGTATTCCAGATTGGGCTCTTTTCCTAACAGCATTCAGCGGCAGCAGAACTCAGGGACTCTGAAATCAAGGCCCGCAGCAGCACAACCAGCGCCGGCGCCGGCTGTGGCACCTGCAGTTCCTTATAATCCAAACTCTGTATCTAACATGTCACAGGTTCAGAGAAATCCAATAACGAATAGGCAGAGATCTTTGTCCCCTTTGCCGGTAACTCTTCTTTCCGATGCGTTTAAGGAAGCCCAGCATGAGAAGAAGAGGTTCTCAACTCCAACCACTCCTCGGAGGAAAGACCAGGAGAAGAGAATTATGGGGAAGTTAATGAACCAGGACTCTAAGCACTGTAGAGACACTAAGGTGTTGTCAAATTCAAAATCGCCTCAGGGTAGTCCAATTGGGCAACTTGCATCAATGAAATTGGGAGAGAAGTCAAAGCACCGCAAGGAATCTGCGTGGACAAAGTACTTTGACCATGGTGGAGGAAGGGTCACTGCTGTGGAAACAGCTGAAGAGTGGACTGTGGACCTCTCTAAGCTGTTCCTTGGTGTCAGATTCGCTTATGGGGCTCACAGTCGGCTTTACCATGGTATGTATAACGAAGAGCCTGTTGCTGTGAAGATTATCCGCGTGCCAGATGACGACGAAAATGGAAACATGGCTTATCGGTTGGAGAATCAGTTCATTAGAGAGGTCTCGCTTTTGTCTCGCCTCCATCATCAGAATGTTATAAAGGTAACCAAGTTGATCCATTTCCCTTCTTTTTTACATCATGTTCACAAATTCTGGTTGTGCAAGTACAGAGTACTATCTGTTATTCTGTTGAATGCAAGGAAGGCAAATCCATTAGTTCCTTGATCCTTCAATGATGTAGAAATAAGGACGCTACTTTATGCATCCTCTCTCTTGTATTTTGGTTTGATTGTTAGCTCACATAATGTTGAGAAAGTTAATGTAATATCAAGGCTGGTAATTTAGAGAACtgtctaatatatatttttttttctgattcAACAGTTTGTAGCAGCGTGCAGAAAACCACCTGTTTATTGTGTTATCACTGAATATCTAGCAGAAGGTTCCTTAAGAGCATATTTGCATAAATTGGAGAAAAAGACTATTTCTATGCAGAAACTAATTGCTTTTGCTCTGGATATTGCGCGCGGGATGGAATATATACACTCTCAAGGTGTCATTCATAGAGACCTTAAACCAGAGAATGTACTTATTAGCGAAGACTTTCACCTTAAAATTGCTGATTTTGGGATTGCTTGTGAGGAAGCATATTGTGACTTATTAGCTGACGACCCTGGTACGTACCGCTGGATGGCACCTGAGATGATCAAACGTAAATCCTACGGGAGAAAGGTTGATGTATATAGTTTTGGGCTTATCCTGTGGGAAATGGTAACCGGAACAATACCATATGAGGATATGACTCCCATCCAGGCTGCTTTTGCAGTGGTAAATAAGGTATGCTCCTTTGCAATTAAGTCTTTTAATGCATAACCTCTTTGTAAAGTTCTCAAGTTTATTTCTCTTTCATGTATAGACTTTTGTGCACATTGGGATTTAATATTGTTCAATAATTGGATGGGAAAAGCATGATTGCGCCTTTTCTTTCATCCAAATCCCCCTTCTGCTATGATCACTTTGTATCATTTGGGGTTAGTGGTTGTTTTGGATCTGTTTGAATAGCAACCATGTAAGAGTATTGAAAACTGGATTTGTGTTACTGATTCACTTCACTTTCTGCTAGACGATGCATGCTCCATTAACTGATATGTTTTGTAATATGCTAATATCTAAATTGCCTTTTATCAATATGGCTTTTATTATTGTCAATGCTTACGTGGTTTTTGCCTTGTTTTTCTCCAAGATTTTCACATAGTTGATGatacattttcttattttttctacgCTTCCTCTAGTCTTTAAGACAATTGTTTACACTTTCAATCTATGTTTGTATCCCATTGATGCCCTGAAAGCACACTATATTTTATAGCAAAATTCCTAGGTGAGGTAACTCTTTGGCTGCATGACTTTTAAAATAGTGGTGGAGTGGTAGAAATTATATTCATCTATACTTGGCAAAGTTGGCAGGGAAGGTCCACTAGTTAGAAAATGAAATAATTTGCATTATAATTTTACGCAAATGGGTTCTTCATTCTAGCTGATACCGATTACAATGAATGGAGCTTATTAAATTTGAGGGTGATTGGCCTTCTTGTTCATAGATTTTCCTTCtctcttattaattattatgacaTTTCAAACTATAGGATTTGCCCAAGCAATTCTAACACTTCTGTGTTTGTATTTATTCAGAATTCAAGGCCTGTTATTCCTTCCGATTGCCCACCTGCAATGCGCGCTTTAATCGAGCAATGTTGGTCCGTGCATCCAGACAAGAGGCCTGAGTTCTGGCAGGTTGTTAAGGTGTTAGAACAATTCGAATCATCACTTGCATTGGACGGAACCTTGACTCTGGTGCAAAACCCTTTGTGCCAGGATCATAAGAAAGGGCTTCTTCATTGGATTCAAAAACTTAGTCCTTCTCATCAAAATAGTGGTCCGGCACTTAAACCTAGATTCTCATGAATCTTCTGAGTAGCATGGCTTTTGTAGTAGTGATAGCACCCCAGGTCCATTGTAATTAAAAAATGGTAAGTTTGGAGTGTAAAAGAGgacaagaagaaaaaggagaaaagaaaagaaagttttttattttattttttttaaatgctcTGGTTGTAGTAATCTTTATAAAATTCTTATGGAGGGTAAATTGATTTGTGTACATTGAGGCGAAAGCGTGTTTATTTGCCCTATTGTGCATACACACTAATACAGTCTTTCTTCTTGATCACAGTTTCCTGTTTTTGTTTGTTGTTAATACAGTTATAAAATACTCatatttcttttgtttctttatagtCTAATATCTCCCAGCTCTACATTCttttagtcatttatttttaaaggAAACTTATTGATGCAATGAAATCTGCATAACAAGCCGGCAAAGATTATTTAGTTAATTCAACTTTGTGCTTATTGAATTTGAGGTACTATTTCAGCATGGCTGAATAAAATTGAATTAGACAATGTTACAATGCATACAATAAAATTTGGTGTATAGATTTGAATTATGTGATAAATGTTATTTGAAGATTGTTTAAATTTATATGATTAGATTACTTAGTGTAATTTACTAGTTTTAGCCTAGTGCATCTAACTTTGTAGATGCTTTCAGACTTGAAAGCCGAATTTTTTTATACATTTCAATTATGTGCCTAGCACAGCTAACAAAATTCAATTGCAACTTGAAGAGAGGATGAAAGTGAGGAGAGCAAAAAATGGGATCCATGAGATTGATAGAAAAGACAAGAGGACCATAGACATAGCCTTGATTAGTATATATTTTTGGGGGGTGTTAAAGtaaattatgagatatttgatatttttgttccTCTCTAACTGAGCAATATGAGAGAGTATTCAGAGTAACTTAATTCACATGTAGGTTTCTTCTCATGCATGTATGTTACCATCAAAACCTATGAGTTCTTTTTCGCTTTTGTTAATTCCGTGTGGCATCAACTAACTTTATTCAGAATATGTTATTCTCTCATTTAATGCTAAATTGTGGAAAAAGTTGATCACTGTGAACAAGTCACATTCATGATACTTTTCTCACTTTGTGATGAAGTCATGTTCTCGGATTTTAACAATGTTTAATATTACATAAGATAAGTATGTGCAATGAATCTATAGGAGATGATTTTACGTGACTTTGTTAAATTCAATTGGATCAGTTGGACGAGTTAAGAATTTAGTATtatgcttttcattttttttaataggtTTACATGACTACTCTATCCACGTTTGAGTAAATTAAAGCATAACTTTCTTTGTTTAGATGCCATGTAACAAGTAACAACGTGACTAAGCATGTTAGTTGTAATTTTCAAATTAAGCGAACGTGATTCAATGTGATTATGATAGGTGATTATTGTCAACGTCAAGGCGTCAGAGTTGACTATCATCTTGTAGAAAATTCAAtgtatttacttttcttttcttttatttttttttatttttgggctaGGAGTCTTTTCTGGACTGGTATTCTCATTGTTGggcttttcaatgggaaaaaactGCCATAGATTTTGGGCTTTTGggcattcccttattatcttttgacATGGAAACAATAAAGAAATAGTAGGCTTTTCATGttatcggtttttttttttcatgatgaGGGCCGAAAGCCACTTTGTTATACCTTCCTTTTCGTTGTCATTCCTTCATACTTCCACATTTAACGTTGCACTAATAAATCATGTTGGCCAAGATTTTGTTTGCTTAATTAGTAATAAATTGAGCATGAATTCTACATAATATACCAAAGCTTGTGAATTTATTATTTGGTAAAGATCCATAAAATTGATAGTTACGAATTATTAaatgattaaatatatttaataaattattatttaacaattatcaattattaattttatataaaaataaatacatataaatttttactttaattttttttaaaggatcCCATAATACCTAAGATTATTTTACTGTTTAAGTCAAACACAGGTTAAAGGCCTCACATAAGTTTTAATAACGTGCAACTGAGACCTAActcaattaataaaatcatatggCTTTTAATATGCTGCACTTGAATTGTGTTGGATATAAATCCATAAATGTAATGTGGATTAAATAGTATCTTATCCAAATTTTCTAAAGTTCTAGGTAAGTTGTTATATgagttaataattataaattcaaaaatctcTTAACGAATCAAATAGTATAAATACGAGACCTTAACAACTTTCTAACATATAATTCATCTTCTGATAATTATAATTCTAACACCTTACATAAAAAACTCTTAACGTTCGCAAGAATGAAACTTAAAAGAATTAACGGGGGCCCACATAAGCTGTAGAGTATGTGGTTTAATTCGATGCAAAACGAAGAATCTTACCAGGATTTGACATGCCACAAATCCTCTTGAAAGAGAGAGGTGTCTTCGAGAACGCGGACACAGGTGGTGTATGGCTGACGTCAGCTCGTGCCGTAAGGTGTTGGGTTAAGTTCCGCAACGAGCGTAACCCTCGTACTTAGTTGCCAAcatgaaattttcaaattttttttataagtattcttcttgtcaattattttgattcgTCATTCTAATCATTGAATTTCTTTTGAATTCTAAACTCAAATAATCTTGTATTCAGGTGTTCTATCTAGGGCTGACCATACATACCCTACTAGAGGGTATCTAATTCGGTTCAACTCGTTCGGGTCGTTCGGGTAGGGTAGGCTACTTGAtccgctgcgggtagggtagggtatggATTTAGGGTGTACCCTACCTTATCGTATCCGAACCTCATATATAACacacattttataaaaattaggtatacAGTGAAGGAAGTGAGAGTTGAATTTGAATCCACAACCTCTTTCATGTAATAACTTACAATAAGTGAGCaaccactaaactagttagttaattaagtaatttaaagcatttgtatatttataataatatgtatgtttgtaattttatattagatttctttaagattttattaattttaattttaattttttattttattaatatatatgaaatttggaataattgaattttatatttgttttgaaaaatttgatatttctgtaGGTAGGGTAGGATAaggtagggtttagaactttagggtgcgggtagggttagagttgagagattctcaatccgCGAATATGATAGGGTAGAATTTCAATCAGGGGCGGaattagataaaatattagagggAGGCTAAAAActtttatacaataaaataagactaaaataaaattttaaaggaggctaaactaaaatttatatataatttacatgtaaaaaattaaaattaggaagCATTATTCCTTTCGTTTAACTTAGCTCCGCCTctagttttaataaaatttttaacttgtGAGTAAGGTTATTGCCCGCCCTAGCTCTATCAATATATCCGaacaattttgaattaattaattaaattaattaatttcgtTTTGGAATGTTTTTGTCCTTATAACTTAACAATATTGATAAGAAAAAATTACCTATGTTGACATGAAAGAATATTCCAGTCTAAACTTGTAGATATTGCGAGGGTAGCCCCACCAAATTCATTTATAGCGTTTCCAAGGTAAAAGAGGCACATGATCGCAAATTAATTACAACTCGAAAAGATTTGGATAAGCCATTAAATTTGTAGTGTGGGGTCACAATCTATATATTTGTTACTGTTGTTTTCTAAATACTTTGATGGATGCCAAAGAGAGATATATATGTGGCCGTTGTTGTTTGGAAAATTTACAAAAGCAATTTGATTTTGAGCGGCACAATCATGATTCATGAATGTCTATATCTTTTTCTTTGCTCGTCGCATTCATACAGTGAAAAAAGCTTGAATTTTTTTTCTCCTATGGTCCTCATACAATGATGAAATGTTAGGAGTGTAATTTTGAACAAATCTTTCAAACAAAATATGTCCGTGTCGGTTGCCACTTTTTCGACCATTGCTACCAAcacatataatattcatatagAAAATATTCATGTTCGTCTATGtagcaatttaaatttttaaaagagatATTTGATAATATGCCACTTTATCAATATTTGTTACAATAATTTAACTAATTACCTTAAACCAGTATACAGAGAGAGCCTTTTTACAGGGATCAAAATCTTCTAATGTAATAGAGAGTTAATTAGTTAAGTACTAAAATGAGAGgatattcatttttaatttaaaatagtaaGATTCACATATAAtgagaattataaatttaatagtgattaattttttattttattattttattatttttttattttaaatgatctaaattattttttttgtcgtTTAATTTACAGATAATAGTATCAATTTTTATGGCTTAAAATTACAAAGAATTGTTCAAAATACTTTGTCAAAACTTATATTTGTAAGGACACTCCGATATTACAGTTCATTTCTGTATTTCTCATTTGTAACAATCAAACTTaccttttttaattaaatcttcaTTCCCTTTTATAGAATTTTCTCCCTTTCTTATCAAGGTAACGATTTTATATTTGTACAGTTTAATGAGCATGCATCACGATTATGTTTGTTATATCCGTTATGTGTATTCTCATCATCTCGAATAAGCTTATTACTAGCTTATTAGAATCATTTTCACGTGCAACCTTTGGTATTAATTCAAAGGATTTGATATTTCAAGAATCCAAAGTTTAATGGACCTAATCTCTTTCTCATTTCTTGGACCATCACTACTTTTGTATATCCATAGTAACTTCTGAaccttttcatatagttttcttGTGAACTTGAACCCAATTTAGAGTCAGAGTTCAATTTCAAAAGATCTCTATTTATTTActcaatataaaatttatttcaataataatattaataataatatgattgCACTAGTTTAGGTAGAACCAGTTGTTGATCCATCTGATTGGACTCACGTGGATGGGTGAATAATTCggtataatttaatattttactgTATATATAAAGATTGAGGGAAGTCTAATAAATGAATGTACGAGCTAGTCAAGTAAGTCAACTTCATAAGTGTAACGTAACGAATGAAGAAGCAATAAGAAACTGAATTGTTTATAATAAGTCATTTCTTGTTGTAGACTCCAAAGTTGAAACCAATGCACACATTTTAAGCACTGAATTTATTTGGCATCAATCCCCTCATTGAATCCTTGTAATCAGTATTTCTTCTCCATTTTATTGTTGCTTCATTGAA
Coding sequences:
- the LOC112733504 gene encoding serine/threonine/tyrosine-protein kinase HT1, with product MDEDSSSSWIRRAKFSHTVCHRLEYSRLGSFPNSIQRQQNSGTLKSRPAAAQPAPAPAVAPAVPYNPNSVSNMSQVQRNPITNRQRSLSPLPVTLLSDAFKEAQHEKKRFSTPTTPRRKDQEKRIMGKLMNQDSKHCRDTKVLSNSKSPQGSPIGQLASMKLGEKSKHRKESAWTKYFDHGGGRVTAVETAEEWTVDLSKLFLGVRFAYGAHSRLYHGMYNEEPVAVKIIRVPDDDENGNMAYRLENQFIREVSLLSRLHHQNVIKFVAACRKPPVYCVITEYLAEGSLRAYLHKLEKKTISMQKLIAFALDIARGMEYIHSQGVIHRDLKPENVLISEDFHLKIADFGIACEEAYCDLLADDPGTYRWMAPEMIKRKSYGRKVDVYSFGLILWEMVTGTIPYEDMTPIQAAFAVVNKNSRPVIPSDCPPAMRALIEQCWSVHPDKRPEFWQVVKVLEQFESSLALDGTLTLVQNPLCQDHKKGLLHWIQKLSPSHQNSGPALKPRFS